The Daucus carota subsp. sativus chromosome 2, DH1 v3.0, whole genome shotgun sequence genome includes a window with the following:
- the LOC108207733 gene encoding replication protein A 70 kDa DNA-binding subunit B, producing MGMVKDVSSLETTSKGSKKLDVLLVDDRNHDMVISLWEEKATHFMESMAPLQDAAVFVIITGLLAKQYSGNSIILSSGDPTKCYFNLDYDPLKELMGNIQAITGHSSTSLPPPTKKRFVSTEDNIIADATIQTILDAQLPDDKKVMRFVCEATIVDISKYDGWYYNSCPTCPRTIRFEHGNLYCDECTKETGDYVQRYKITVHVKDDTAKTTFTLFNKEAQRLIGAPIQTIIAEIGQDKITSDIPVLVKNVKGKKCVFEVKVTIFNLDGREGYTVARLSEVTDQPPSTSNPPETLMDSPRKKKKLA from the exons ATGGGTATGGTAAAAGATGTCAGTTCTTTGGAGACAACATCAAAGGGATCCAAAAAGCTTGATGTCCTCTTGGTGGATGACAG GAACCATGACATGGTTATCTCATTATGGGAGGAAAAGGCAACTCACTTTATGGAAAGCATGGCTCCTCTTCAAGACGCCGCGGTGTTTGTTATCATCACAGGCCTCCTCGCAAAACAATACTCAG GAAATAGCATCATACTGTCAAGCGGAGACCCAACAAAATGTTATTTCAACCTTGATTATGACCCCCTAAAGGAGCTCATGGGAAATATACAAGCGATAACTGGTCATAGTTCAACGAGTCTACCACCTCCTACGAAAAAGAGATTTGTCTCGACAGAAGACAACATTATTGCTGATGCAACTATCCAAACTATCCTTGATGCGCAGCTTCCAGATGATAAAAAG GTCATGCGGTTCGTGTGTGAGGCAACCATTGTCGATATCTCAAAATATGACGGATGGTACTACAATTCTTGCCCCACATGCCCACGTACAATTCGCTTCGAGCATGGAAATTTGTACTGCGATGAATGCACAAAGGAAACTGGAGATTACGTTCAGCG CTATAAGATCACTGTCCACGTTAAAGATGACACCGCCAAGACTACTTTCACATTGTTCAACAAGGAGGCACAAAGACTGATTGGTGCTCCGATTCAGACAATCATTGCTGAAATTGGACAG GATAAGATCACTTCCGATATCCCTGTACTCGTGAAGAATGTGAAGGGAAAGAAATGCGTGTTCGAGGTCAAAGTCACAATATTCAATCTTGACGGACGCGAGGGATACACTGTTGCACGACTCTCTGAAGTAACAGACCAGCCACCTAGCACCTCAAATCCACCTGAAACCTTAATGGATTCCCcgagaaagaaaaagaagctaGCTTGA
- the LOC108210122 gene encoding polyadenylate-binding protein-interacting protein 5, giving the protein MKGGTSSLNPYAASYIPLSRRGISDGNKDFEITTSASKIGDEGLKPASATTHNQYQMAPQSCIQEKHKSDDDSDMDLTYLQMTFPGVSDDSLSDVYLINKGDLDATVDMLNQLELYPTDYSENLPDTLDIGDVAESGSSVYKLKDVSKSEVGGSSTAGTQPLSS; this is encoded by the exons ATGAAGGGAGGGACATCTTCTTTGAATCCTTATGCAGCATCATACATTCCCCTCTCCAGAAGGGGTATCTCTGATGGAAACAAGGATTTTGAAATCACCACAAGTGCTTCCAAGATTGGAGATGAGGGGCTAAAACCTGCGAGCGCAACAACACATAACCAGTACCAAATGGCTCCTCAAAGCTGTATACAGG AGAAGCATAAGTCGGACGATGATAGTGACATGGATTTGACATACCTTCAGATGACATTTCCTGGTGTATCTGATGATTCCCTGTCCGATGTCTATCTAATAAATAAAGGTGACCTGGATGCCACAGTTGACATGCTGAATCAACTCGAG CTATATCCAACAGACTATTCTGAAAATCTTCCAGACACTTTGGACATTGGCGATGTAGCTGAATCTGGATCTTCAGTCTACAAACTAAAGGATGTGTCCAAAAGTGAAGTTGGAGGTTCTTCAACCGCTGGTACTCAGCCTCTTTCAAGCTAG
- the LOC108210121 gene encoding photosynthetic NDH subunit of subcomplex B 3, chloroplastic, whose product MSTLNFPVMTLRQPPEFTGNVNRQKPITLHPRRRHLTLPLASNSPQPAEQKPIIELQFIGPKAGGDGKYPVDEVTEVSGEKVLRKIMEDNKLELYATYGKLMNCGGGGSCGTCIVEVIEGKDLLSERTNAELKYLKKKPESWRLACQTIVGNKENSGKVVIQRLPQWKK is encoded by the exons ATGTCTACCTTAAATTTCCCTGTGATGACCCTCCGACAACCGCCGGAGTTCACCGGAAATGTAAACAGGCAAAAACCCATCACACTTCATCCCCGCAGAAGACACTTGACACTCCCCTTGGCCTCAAATTCACCACAGCCAGCTGAGCAAAAACCCATCATTGAGCTCCAGTTTATAGGG CCAAAAGCGGGAGGAGATGGAAAATATCCAGTAGATGAAGTCACAGAAGTGAGTGGAGAGAAAGTTCTGAGGAAGATTATGGAGGATAACAAACTTGAGCTTTATGCTACTTAT GGAAAGCTGATGAATTGTGGTGGGGGTGGAAGTTGCGGAACATGCATCGTAGAG GTAATTGAGGGGAAGGATCTTTTGAGTGAAAGAACAAATGCGGAACTGAAGTATCTAAAGAAG AAACCAGAGTCGTGGAGATTGGCTTGCCAAACTATTGTTggaaataaagaaaattcggGAAAG GTAGTGATCCAGAGGTTGCCTCAGTGGAAGAAGTGA
- the LOC108209266 gene encoding transcriptional corepressor LEUNIG has translation MSQTNWEADKMLDVYIHDYLVKRDLKASAQAFQAEGKVSSDPVAIDAPGGFLFEWWSVFWDIFIARTNEKHSEVAASYIETQVIKAREQQQQQQQQQPQQSQHPQHQQLQMQQMLLQRHVQQAQQQQQQQQQQQQQQQQQQQQQQQQAHQQQQQQQRRDGSHILNGTNNGIVGNDQLMRQNTGTANVMATKMYEERLKVPHQRDSLDDVAMKQRFGENVGQLMDSSHASILKSAASAGQPSGQMLHSTAGGMSPQVQARNQQLPGSAPDIKTEMNPILNPRTAGPEGSLMGIPGSNQSGSNLTLKGWPLTGLDQLRSGLIQQQKSFMQGSQPFHQLQMLTPQHQQQLMLAQQNLTSPSSNDVESRRLRMLLNSRSMSMGKDGLSNSVGDVVPNVGSPLQHPTLPRGDPDMLLKLKMAQQLQQQQQQNTNLQQLQQHALSGQQTQSATHSLQQDKIVGNGDGSLSNSFRGNDQNGRKRKQPASSSGPANSTGTANTAGPSPGSAPSTPSTHTPGDVISMPPLQHNGSSSKPLMMFGTDGPSSLASPSTQLWDDKDLVPADMDRFVEDGSLDDNVESFLSHNDTDPIDAVGRCMDVSKGFTFSEVSSVRASTSKVVCCHFSSDGKLLASGGHDKKAVLWHADSLKPKSTLEEHTALITDVRFSPSMSRLATSSFDKTVRVWDAENPGYSLRTFTGHSAPVMSLDFHPNKEDLICSCDSDGEIRYWSIKNGSCTQVFKGGTTQMRFQPRQGRLLAAAAENVVSILDVETQACRHTLQGHTRPIHSVCWDPSGEFLASVSEDSVRVWTLGSGSEGECVHELSCNGNKFHSCAFHPTFPSLLVIGCYQSMELWNMSENKTMTLSAHDGLIAGLAVSTVNGLVASASHDKYVKLWK, from the exons ATGTCTCAAACCAACTGGGAAGCTGATAAAAT GCTGGATGTTTACATCCATGATTATCTTGTAAAGAGGGATTTAAAGGCTTCTGCGCAGGCATTTCAAGCAGAAGGGAAAGTATCGTCCGATCCTGTTG CTATCGATGCACCTGGTGGGTTTCTATTTGAGTGGTGGTCAGTTTTTTGGGATATATTCATTGCTAGAACAAATGAGAAGCACTCGGAAGTTGCCGCCTCCTATATCGAG ACTCAGGTAATTAAAGCAAGAGAgcagcaacagcagcagcagcagcagcaaccacAGCAATCTCAACACCCTCAACATCAGCAATTACAGATGCAGCAAATGTTGTTGCAGAGGCATGTTCAGCAGGCtcagcagcagcaacagcagcagcagcaacaacaacagcaacagcagcagcaacaacaacaacagcagcaacaagcgcatcaacagcaacagcagcagcaacgTAGAGATGGATCCCATATCTTGAATGGCACAAATAATGGGATTGTTGGAAATGATCAGCTTATGAGACAAAATACTGGAACTGCTAATGTTATGGCTACAAAGATGTATGAGGAAAGATTGAAAGTACCACATCAGAGGGACTCTTTAGATGATGTAGCTATGAAG CAAAGGTTTGGTGAAAATGTGGGCCAGCTTATGGATTCCAGTCATGCGTCAATACTAAAGTCAGCAGCTTCGGCTGGTCAGCCTTCCGG GCAAATGCTGCACAGTACAGCTGGTGGCATGTCCCCACAAGTTCAAGCTCGGAATCAGCAACTTCCTGGATCGGCACCA GACATAAAGACTGAAATGAACCCAATTTTGAATCCGAGAACAGCAGGCCCAGAAGGATCACTGATGGGAATTCCTG GATCAAATCAAAGTGGCAGTAATTTAACTCTAAAAGGATGGCCTCTCACT GGTCTTGATCAGCTTCGATCTGGGCTTATCCAGCAGCAGAAGTCATTTATGCAGGGTTCTCAGCCATTTCATCAACTTCAGATGTTAACACCACAACATCAGCAACAGCTAATGCTAGCACAACAAAATTTGACTTCACCGTCTTCCAATGATGTAGAGAGCCGAAGGCTGAGAATGCTTTTGAACAGTCGAAGTATGAGTATGGGGAAGGATGGTCTGTCAAATTCAGTTGGTGATGTAGTTCCAAATGTCGGATCACCCTTGCAGCACCCTACTTTACCCCGTGGGGATCCAGACATGTTACTAAAG CTTAAAATGGCACAGCAGttgcagcagcagcaacaacagAACACTAATCTGCAGCAGCTTCAGCAGCATGCTCTTTCAGGTCAGCAGACTCAAAGCGCAACTCATAGTCTTCAGCAAGATAAAATTGTGGGTAATGGAGATGGTAGCTTGTCAAATTCCTTTCGGGGAAATGATCAG AATGGAAGAAAGAGAAAGCAGCCAGCATCATCATCAGGACCTGCTAATAGCACAGGAACTGCAAATACTGCAGGACCCTCTCCAGGTTCAGCACCCTCAACTCCTTCAACACATACTCCAGGAGATGTGATTTCGATGCCCCCTTTGCAACATAATGGCAGCTCATCAAAGCCTTTGATGATGTTTGGAACTGATGGTCCCAGCTCTCTTGCATCACCATCAACTCAGTTG TGGGATGATAAAGATTTAGTGCCTGCTGATATGGATCGTTTTGTAGAAGATGGATCCCTTGATGATAACGTAGAGTCTTTTCTATCTCACAATGATACAGATCCAATAGATGCAGTTGGTCGCTGTATGGATGTGAGCAAAG GCTTCACTTTTTCAGAAGTTAGCTCTGTCCGTGCTAGTACGAGCAAAGTAGTCTGTTGTCATTTCTCATCAGATGGTAAGCTGCTCGCAAGTGGTGGTCATGATAAAAAG GCTGTATTGTGGCATGCAGATTCTCTAAAGCCGAAATCAACACTTGAAGAGCATACTGCATTAATTACAGATGTTCGTTTCAGTCCCAGCATGTCACGTCTTGCAACATCTTCTTTCGATAAGACTGTCAGGGTTTGGGATGCTGAAAAT CCCGGCTACTCTCTTCGCACCTTCACTGGCCATTCTGCACCTGTCATGTCACTGGACTTTCATCCAAATAAGGAGGATCTTATTTGCTCGTGTGACAGTGATGGTGAAATAAGATATTGGAGCATTAAAAATGGTAGCTGTACTCAAGTATTTAAG GGTGGCACGACACAGATGAGATTTCAACCTCGTCAAGGAAGATTACTTGCTGCAGCTGCAGAGAATGTGGTATCCATACTGGATGTGGAGACTCAAGCATGTCGACATACGTTACAG GGACATACTAGACCTATTCATTCAGTTTGCTGGGATCCTTCTGGTGAGTTTTTGGCATCTGTCAGCGAGGACTCTGTTAGAGTGTGGACACTGGGATCAGGGAGTGAAGGGGAGTGTGTTCATGAGCTAAGTTGCAATGGCAACAAATTCCACTCTTGCGCTTTCCATCCTACATTTCCTTCGCTGCTGGTCATTGGCTGTTATCAG TCGATGGAGCTTTGGAACATGTCTGAGAACAAGACAATGACGCTTTCAGCCCATGACGGACTAATTGCTGGTCTTGCCGTGTCAACAGTGAATGGTCTGGTTGCTTCTGCTAGCCATGACAAGTATGTGAAGCTGTGGAAGTAA
- the LOC135150557 gene encoding protein ECERIFERUM 26-like, giving the protein MTRISSIRKRTVVSSRPVPSGKTCQLSVLDPIMEKNNVRVVLYYKNLVKIDGGGIMRKLTDSLAELLFNFPMITGRLGKMPEGHWIIKCNDAGVRFVEGEAEGNVEEWLRNVNREKELQLVHWEEMFHKPYFWSPLYIQNTEFKEGGLAIGLMSCSHLFADPICATMFLKAWTETTLGQTMTSPPFFHPLPPRRHANTNQTHRHHHELISRYKKLISSSPAPEPQCVTTVTLQFSHQMATACVAMHQGLTLTPFEALVALFWVAISQVKGSKSGLINMSICSDTRKALGLDKGFFGNCMIHNKVNFPSPLDHNESKVLKAGTTIKNAAKKMDHEGIMDLVEWLEHNNHESALLKNVEAYNLKFDDDLGRPIRAWYYIEPVVGEGQLIILPSPESGEDDLSRRVVMVTLPVYEAVKLCEEAVLMKFCPTIWMDGL; this is encoded by the exons ATGACTCGAATCTCTTCTATTCGCAAGCGGACTGTGGTCAGCAGCAGGCCGGTTCCATCAGGAAAAACCTGCCAACTCTCTGTTCTCGACCCTATTATGGAAAAAAATAACGTTCGAGTCGTCTTGTATTACAAGAATCTGGTGAAGATTGATGGTGGCGGAATTATGAGAAAGCTAACCGATTCACTAGCTGAGTTGCTTTTCAATTTTCCAATGATCACCGGACGACTAGGGAAGATGCCGGAAGGGCATTGGATTATCAAGTGCAATGACGCCGGAGTTCGATTTGTGGAGGGTGAGGCAGAAGGGAATGTAGAGGAGTGGCTTCGGAATGTAAATAGGGAGAAAGAGCTTCAGCTTGTTCACTGGGAAGAGATGTTTCACAAACCATACTTCTGGTCTCCCCTTTACATCCag AATACTGAATTTAAAGAAGGTGGATTAGCTATTGGCTTGATGAGCTGCAGTCACCTTTTCGCTGATCCGATTTGCGCCACCATGTTTCTTAAAGCCTGGACAGAGACTACTTTAGGCCAAACAATGACATCTCCGCCATTCTTCCACCCCTTGCCCCCACGACGACATGCCAATACTAACCAAACCCATCGACACCACCACGAGTTGATCAGCCGCTATAAAAAACTAATTTCATCATCCCCTGCACCCGAACCTCAATGTGTGACTACAGTCACCTTACAATTCTCACATCAAATGGCCACAGCTTGCGTGGCCATGCACCAAGGCCTCACCCTAACACCATTCGAGGCTCTAGTCGCACTGTTTTGGGTAGCTATAAGCCAGGTTAAAGGATCGAAATCCGGGCTCATAAACATGTCAATATGTTCAGACACGAGAAAAGCTTTAGGACTAGACAAGGGCTTTTTCGGAAACTGCATGATACATAACAAAGTTAATTTTCCTAGTCCTCTGGACCATAATGAATCGAAGGTTCTAAAAGCAGGTACAACCATAAAAAATGCTGCCAAGAAGATGGATCATGAGGGCATTATGGACTTAGTGGAATGGTTAGAACATAACAATCATGAGTCTGCTCTATTGA AGAATGTGGAAgcttataacttaaaatttgatgatgaCTTAGGCAGACCAATTAGAGCTTGGTATTATATTGAGCCGGTGGTAGGAGAAGGGCAATTAATAATTCTTCCGTCACCTGAATCCGGCGAGGATGATCTTAGCAGGAGGGTTGTTATGGTTACTCTTCCCGTATATGAAGCTGTCAAGTTATGCGAAGAAGCTGTTTTGATGAAGTTTTGTCCAACTATTTGGATGGATGGGTTGTAA
- the LOC135150823 gene encoding uncharacterized protein LOC135150823, with product MDSNVTLHFHHGGEFAFTNGVKYYKGGKVEHVYNQRLDVLSMPMFDDYVRTELEYDDFKIYWHKSGCLFNEVNCKLLWDAESLMEMCAYGLSAGRIDLYIDHASEAGGESGHGENYEQGGDATGVNESDEEYSDGDDSDGSDKDYDSEGSDEEVSDRDHLSDYDDEFNQVMTNKKKVLKHKSNPTMQADDDDLNIPIAKLIAKDKPKIKEKKKESVGEHGWESDYDSDSYKIVGKESSDSSDNEAASVKKKKKIGRSRKSHATFNIRTPMKNIDFEPGLMFSDVKVLKNAIIDYAVEQQREIWFKKNDLIRVQARCRENCPWYLFASKVDSTGGFQVKTYKKDHNCVLVHKHKFLRSDWLVRKFGSKVRANPKWKLREFQQHVFEMHNLVISKNQCWLAKKLALSEIEGEIAKQYRRLYDYGAEILNSNPESTVKIAVERSDATNTSTFKRIYICFGALKLGFKEGCRKIIGLDGCFLKSYVKGELLAAIGRDGNNGMFPIAWAVVDVESTETWEWFISLLKADLELDDGHGYTLMTDQQKGLKHAIDHLLPRAEHRCCARHIYANWRKNHPGTALKNLFWMASKSTTVEEFNLHMDQIKGISPLAHSDLLKTEPKFWSRAFFDTLTKCEMVDNNLSECFNSWILEARYKPILKLLDEIRLQVMERIYKKRDWMSGIESELCPKIITKLNYSIEGTRFCKSTWTGGNECEVRDIDGGQWVVDMVSKKCTCRRWELNGIPCTHGCQALFSMNEKPEDKVDPCYLKSSYVKAYSHLLRPMKGSLYWPKTGYPDIIPPKARRMPGRPKKNRRKEQGEQGAGQKLSKKGVLLRCSQCLKAGHNKATCKATAEEITEIQRSAMDAKKAQSEAARAEAAINRSKKAASQKKKSTTQPQAAAPGEPQIKRKRGRPAKTKKSEVFPPPPPLPPPGVGVYVCQDGETYLTTVGSTVIVSSSQPSAQNPTINVSQHSASQP from the exons ATGGATTCTAATGTAACTTTACATTTTCATCACGGGGGTGAATTCGCATTCACGAATGGGGTTAAATACTACAAAGGAGGTAAGGTTGAACATGTTTATAATCAAAGGTTGGATGTTTTGTCAATGCCGATGTTTGATGATTATGTGCGCACTGAACTTGAATACGATGATTTTAAGATATATTGGCATAAATCTGGTTGTCTTTTTAATGAGGTTAATTGCAAGTTATTATGGGATGCTGAGAGTTTAATGGAAATGTGTGCTTATGGTCTTAGTGCTGGTAGGATAGACTTATATATTGATCATGCTAGTGAAGCTGGGGGTGAGTCTGGGCATGGTGAAAATTATGAACAGGGAGGTGATGCTACTGGAGTTAATGAGAGTGATGAAGAGTATAGTGATGGTGATGACAGTGATGGGAGTGATAAGGACTATGATAGTGAGGGATCTGATGAAGAGGTGAGTGATAGGGATCATCTTAGTGATTATGATGATGAATTTAATCAGGTAATGACAAATAAGAAGAAAGTGTTAAAACATAAAAGTAATCCAACAATGCaagctgatgatgatgatttaaATATCCCCATTGCTAAATTGATTGCTAAAGATAAACCAAAAATTAAGGAAAAAAAGAAGGAATCTGTTGGTGAACATGGCTGGGAGAGTGACTATGATTCTGATTCATACAAGATTGTGGGTAAAGAGTCTTCTGACTCTAGTGATAATGAGGCTGCTTCTgttaagaaaaagaagaagattggTAGGTCTAGGAAATCACATGCTACATTTAATATCAGGACTCCCATGAAGAACATAGATTTTGAACCTGGTTTAATGTTTAGTGATGTGAAGGTGTTAAAAAATGCTATTATAGACTATGCTGTTGAACAACAAAGGGaaatttggtttaaaaaaaatgatcttATAAGAGTTCAAGCAAGATGCAGAGAGAATTGTCCTTGGTACTTGTTTGCTAGCAAGGTAGATTCAACTGGTGGATTTCAAGTTAAAACTTACAAAAAAGATCACAATTGTGTACTTGTGCACAAACATAAGTTCTTGAGATCAGATTGGTTAGTTAGAAAGTTTGGTAGTAAAGTGAGGGCTAATCCTAAGTGGAAGTTGAGGGAATTTCAGCAACATGTATTTGAGATGCATAATTTGgttatttcaaaaaatcagTGTTGGCTTGCAAAAAAACTAGCTTTGTCTGAGATAGAAGGGGAGATAGCTAAGCAGTATAGAAGGCTCTATGACTATGGtgctgaaattttaaattcaaatcccGAAAGTACTGTGAAAATAGCTGTTGAAAGGTCAGATGCTACCAATACATCCACTTTTAAGAGAATCTATATATGTTTTGGTGCCTTGAAATTGGGATTTAAAGAAGGATGTAGAAAGATAATAGGCCTGGATGGATGTTTTTTGAAGAGTTATGTTAAGGGAGAGTTGTTGGCTGCAATAGGAAGGGATGGAAATAATGGAATGTTTCCAATTGCTTGGGCCGTGGTAGATGTTGAGTCCACTGAAACTTGGGAATGGTTCATTAGCTTGTTAAAGGCAGACTTGGAGCTTGATGATGGTCATGGGTACACCCTAATGACAGATCAACAGAAG GGATTAAAACATGCAATTGATCATTTACTACCAAGAGCAGAGCATAGGTGCTGTGCAAGGCATATCTATGCTAATTGGAGAAAAAACCATCCAGGCACAGCTCTTAAAAACCTCTTCTGGATGGCTTCCAAATCAACAACAGTTGAGGAGTTCAACTTGCATATGGATCAAATTAAAGGTATCTCCCCCCTTGCACATTCAGACTTGTTAAAAACAGAACCAAAATTCTGGAGTAGAGCTTTTTTCGATACATTAACCAAATGTGAGATGGTTGATAATAATTTATCAGAGTGTTTTAATAGTTGGATTCTGGAAGCAAGATACAAGCCTATTCTTAAATTGTTAGATGAAATTAGATTACAGGTGATGGAGAGGATTTATAAGAAAAGAGATTGGATGTCTGGTATTGAATCTGAGTTATGTCCTAAAATAATTACCAAGTTAAATTATAGCATAGAAGGGACTAGATTTTGCAAATCTACTTGGACTGGAGGTAATGAATGTGAGGTCAGGGACATTGATGGGGGACAGTGGGTGGTTGACATGGTGAGTAAGAAGTGTACTTGTAGGAGATGGGAATTAAATGGAATTCCATGTACACATGGATGTCAAGCCTTATTTAGCATGAATGAAAAACCTGAAGACAAAGTGGATCCTTGTTACCTCAAAAGTTCATATGTCAAAGCCTATTCTCATCTACTTAGACCTATGAAGGGGTCATTGTATTGGCCTAAAACAGGTTACCCAGATATAATTCCTCCAAAGGCAAGAAGGATGCCTGGGAGGCCTAAGAAAAACAGGAGGAAAGAACAAGGTGAACAAGGAGCTGGCCAGAAGCTAAGTAAGAAAGGAGTGCTCCTTAGATGTAGCCAGTGCTTAAAGGCTGGACATAATAAAGCAACCTGCAAAGCTACTGCAGAGGAAATAACAGAGATACAGAGGTCTGCAATGGATGCAAAGAAAGCTCAAAGTGAGGCAGCAAGGGCAGAAGCAGCTATAAAT AGGAGCAAGAAGGCAGCAAGTCAAAAAAAGAAATCTACAACTCAGCCACAAGCTGCAGCTCCAGGAGAAccacaaatcaagagaaagagAGGCAGACCAGCAAAAACTAAAAAATCTGAAGTCTttcctccaccacctccattgCCTCCTCCTGGTGTTGGTGTTTATGTCTGTCAAGACGGAGAAACTTACCTAACAACAGTTGGCTCAACAGTTATAGTCTCAAGCTCACAACCAAGTGCCCAAAATCCAACAATTAATGTTAGTCAACACAGTGCAAGCCAACCATGA